One Candidatus Poribacteria bacterium genomic window carries:
- a CDS encoding 4Fe-4S dicluster domain-containing protein, which produces MAKKSPVSPYDDDTDVGRRDFFGQLFRELAKPVQEFRSAVRGESPGVPPTSTDDAAPVGTWLRPPGAKNEWLFTATCEHSGKCIDACPARAIRRHPDGTPYIDASEQPCVVCNDLACMSACPSGALSVVPLTALGMGIARIQEPKCLRSEDVDCQLCIEACPLLDFGYRVLDLSASGKVLVDEATCVGCGCCERACPTDPRAITITPTRVLTP; this is translated from the coding sequence ATGGCGAAGAAGAGCCCGGTGAGTCCATACGACGACGATACGGACGTCGGTCGCCGTGACTTCTTCGGACAGCTCTTCCGCGAGCTCGCCAAGCCTGTTCAGGAGTTCCGCAGCGCGGTTCGCGGCGAATCGCCTGGGGTTCCGCCCACCTCGACCGATGACGCAGCGCCCGTCGGGACGTGGCTGAGACCTCCCGGAGCCAAGAACGAATGGCTCTTCACCGCGACCTGCGAACACAGCGGCAAGTGCATCGACGCCTGCCCGGCGCGCGCCATTCGCCGCCACCCCGACGGCACGCCGTACATCGACGCGAGCGAGCAGCCGTGCGTCGTCTGCAACGACCTTGCGTGCATGTCGGCGTGTCCCAGCGGAGCCTTGTCCGTCGTCCCCCTGACAGCGTTGGGCATGGGCATCGCGAGGATTCAAGAGCCAAAGTGCCTCCGCAGCGAGGATGTCGATTGCCAGTTGTGCATCGAGGCATGTCCACTGCTCGACTTCGGCTACCGGGTTCTCGATCTGTCGGCGTCGGGCAAGGTGCTCGTCGATGAAGCCACGTGCGTCGGGTGCGGATGCTGCGAGCGGGCATGCCCGACCGATCCGCGCGCGATCACGATCACGCCGACGCGCGTCCTGACGCCTTAG